A region from the Brachyspira hampsonii genome encodes:
- a CDS encoding helix-turn-helix domain-containing protein yields MNYVLGYILLIAYLFSFIIGFSSILFSIIYYIIERVAWLKYYIIFLFTFSLLLLIRAVKILSFLTVPYFMSNNIFNTLYFFSFSVAMSLMLYFIPAFLYRFLNIKWNFKQNIIYISISIIHFILSILGILIKFDMYIISSIIFYISIIVIFIIGAVNYKNIKDKTMKLIVKILGLITIIIYPVLIYQLIIYRIEASDIGSMDITLVLFYIWWNLVMLGYLSWYFINILNNKISKSGNINCESTIEDGIKYNNNVEKKEIDVNLTKREKEILSYLLDGKTNKEVSLILSISLNTVNNHVANIYEKSGVKNRVELVNKFSKK; encoded by the coding sequence ATGAATTATGTATTAGGATATATTCTTTTAATTGCCTATTTATTTTCTTTTATAATAGGTTTCTCTTCAATACTTTTTTCTATTATATATTATATAATAGAAAGAGTTGCATGGCTTAAATATTATATAATATTTTTATTTACTTTTTCTCTTCTTCTTTTGATAAGGGCTGTAAAAATTCTAAGTTTTTTAACAGTGCCATATTTCATGTCTAATAATATATTTAATACATTATACTTCTTTAGTTTTTCTGTAGCTATGTCATTAATGCTATATTTTATACCGGCATTTCTATATAGATTTTTAAATATAAAATGGAATTTCAAACAAAATATCATATATATCAGCATATCAATAATTCATTTTATATTAAGCATATTAGGAATATTGATAAAGTTTGATATGTATATAATAAGCAGTATTATTTTTTATATTTCTATAATTGTAATATTTATAATAGGGGCAGTAAATTATAAGAATATAAAAGATAAGACTATGAAATTAATAGTAAAGATACTTGGACTTATAACTATAATAATATATCCGGTTCTTATATATCAGCTTATTATTTATAGAATTGAAGCATCTGATATAGGTTCTATGGATATAACATTGGTATTGTTTTATATATGGTGGAATTTAGTAATGCTTGGTTATTTATCTTGGTATTTTATCAATATTCTTAATAATAAAATATCAAAATCAGGTAATATTAATTGTGAAAGCACTATAGAAGATGGTATTAAATATAATAATAATGTAGAAAAAAAAGAAATAGATGTGAATTTAACTAAAAGAGAGAAAGAAATATTATCATATCTTCTTGATGGAAAAACTAATAAAGAGGTATCATTAATTTTAAGTATATCTCTTAATACGGTAAATAATCATGTAGCCAATATATATGAGAAATCAGGTGTAAAGAATAGGGTAGAATTAGTAAATAAGTTTTCTAAAAAATAG
- the rsmI gene encoding 16S rRNA (cytidine(1402)-2'-O)-methyltransferase, with the protein MENGVIYVVATPIGNMEDITIRALKILRNVDFILAEDTRVAIKLLNFYNIKNKLFSYHSHSSEYRINEYINEILNGNSAAIISDAGTPCISDPGVSIIKLAIEKNIKIVPVGGISAFTSLLSVSGISGNTLFVGFLSNKSGKRRNQLKDLYNNQKTIIVIYESVYRVKECIEDIVNIFGEKTDIVIGREITKQFEQIIRSEAKNILDFFIDGSILTKGEFCIIIDNRKSKVCKANAENNLCKESDYDN; encoded by the coding sequence GTGGAAAATGGCGTAATATATGTAGTTGCTACCCCTATAGGAAATATGGAAGATATAACTATAAGAGCTTTGAAAATACTTAGAAATGTAGATTTTATATTAGCAGAAGATACAAGAGTTGCCATAAAACTACTTAACTTTTATAATATAAAAAATAAATTGTTTTCTTATCATAGCCATTCATCAGAATATAGAATAAATGAATATATAAATGAAATATTAAATGGAAACTCAGCTGCCATAATAAGCGATGCAGGAACTCCATGCATAAGCGATCCCGGTGTAAGCATCATAAAATTGGCAATAGAAAAAAATATAAAGATAGTGCCTGTAGGAGGAATATCAGCATTCACTTCTTTACTATCAGTTTCAGGAATTTCAGGCAACACTTTATTTGTAGGATTTCTTTCCAATAAATCAGGCAAAAGAAGGAATCAATTAAAGGACTTATATAATAATCAGAAAACAATAATAGTAATATATGAATCTGTTTATAGAGTAAAAGAATGCATAGAAGATATTGTTAACATATTCGGAGAAAAAACGGATATTGTTATCGGAAGAGAAATCACCAAACAATTTGAGCAAATAATAAGATCAGAAGCTAAAAATATCCTTGATTTTTTTATAGATGGTAGTATACTAACTAAAGGAGAATTTTGTATTATAATTGATAATAGAAAATCTAAAGTATGCAAGGCTAATGCCGAAAATAATTTATGTAAGGAGTCAGACTATGACAATTGA
- a CDS encoding HEAT repeat domain-containing protein produces the protein MRNIIICILLFTILINFEAFSESPTNEAPTISPTISTNTSSGLINPEYEKAFKYGTPTQKISTIAKIKRTKNEADIAMLANHYPEEKNNRVKSEIINFFKQNKNDNAKAVIEYAIKDENDNVRKDAYYLCSIYPDIQYEVPIMSEISNASGLVLDSMVNALGAIKSEMAADYLLEIYTNNTAASSTKVEILRYFSETKNTKGEKICQNAAQNAGEPALVRYMGVVALGAYPSAENYEILQKLLAEDLPEITARVIYVLPEYSAYGDVKKDIIEAAKNDSDSVRIYAIKALSNYKSEPEIEELLLYRLKNDNSEAITMEIINLYKESAPTGNMYDAIKKLADSSASDKIKNLAKSVIGEDKDSSAVTIEESLSGVKNSSADNPN, from the coding sequence ATGAGAAATATTATTATTTGCATTTTATTATTCACTATTTTAATTAATTTTGAAGCTTTTTCAGAAAGTCCTACAAATGAAGCTCCTACAATATCCCCTACTATTTCAACTAATACTTCATCAGGGCTTATAAATCCTGAATATGAAAAAGCTTTTAAATATGGAACTCCTACACAAAAAATATCAACTATAGCTAAAATAAAAAGAACTAAAAATGAAGCCGATATCGCAATGCTTGCTAATCATTATCCTGAAGAAAAGAATAACAGAGTTAAAAGCGAGATTATCAATTTTTTTAAGCAAAATAAAAATGATAATGCCAAAGCTGTAATAGAATATGCTATTAAAGATGAAAATGATAATGTTAGAAAAGATGCTTATTATTTATGCTCCATTTATCCGGATATTCAATATGAAGTTCCTATAATGTCTGAAATTTCTAATGCTTCAGGTCTTGTATTAGACAGTATGGTAAATGCTTTGGGGGCTATAAAATCAGAGATGGCTGCGGATTATTTACTAGAAATATATACAAATAATACTGCTGCTTCAAGCACTAAGGTTGAGATATTAAGATATTTCAGCGAAACTAAAAATACTAAAGGTGAGAAGATTTGTCAGAATGCGGCTCAGAATGCCGGAGAGCCTGCTTTGGTTAGATATATGGGTGTTGTTGCATTGGGGGCTTATCCTAGTGCTGAAAATTATGAGATACTTCAGAAACTTCTTGCTGAAGACTTACCGGAAATTACAGCAAGGGTTATATATGTACTGCCTGAATATAGTGCTTATGGAGATGTAAAAAAAGATATAATAGAAGCTGCTAAAAATGACAGCGATTCTGTACGAATTTATGCTATTAAAGCATTGTCTAATTATAAATCCGAGCCTGAAATAGAGGAACTTCTTCTATACAGACTTAAAAATGATAATTCAGAAGCTATCACTATGGAAATAATTAATTTATATAAAGAATCAGCACCTACAGGAAATATGTATGATGCTATAAAAAAATTAGCAGATTCATCTGCAAGCGATAAAATAAAGAATCTTGCAAAATCTGTTATAGGCGAAGATAAAGATTCCTCAGCTGTTACAATAGAAGAATCACTTTCAGGTGTAAAAAATAGCTCTGCTGATAACCCTAATTAA
- a CDS encoding DMT family transporter: protein MINDSNNNIKLGSLFIIFSALSFSIMEIAVKISGSNIPIMEQVFARNFITLFISAFIMIRDKEKLFPNKSNILSIVCRSISGYLGIICYFYATNNMVLADASVLQKTSPFWSSFFAFILIKEKVLKIQWLGMIIAAIGSIFIIKPTMNSNVFPAVIALSAAMFAGISYAIIGSLKGKESNSLIIFYFSLFSCIFSLFFVNSFVVPNLFEILLLLLIGIFAGFGQFFLTAAYKKAPVSAVSIYNYTGVIFSYIFSVFLFKERVDFYSIIGMILTIFAALLVYFYKNKIYIKN, encoded by the coding sequence ATGATTAATGATTCGAATAATAATATAAAATTAGGTTCTTTATTTATAATATTTTCTGCTCTTTCATTTAGTATAATGGAAATAGCAGTAAAAATTTCAGGTTCTAATATACCAATAATGGAGCAGGTTTTTGCCCGTAATTTTATAACATTGTTTATAAGTGCTTTTATTATGATTAGAGATAAAGAAAAACTATTTCCTAATAAAAGCAATATCTTATCAATAGTATGCAGAAGTATTTCAGGATATTTAGGTATTATATGCTATTTTTATGCTACTAATAATATGGTTCTTGCTGATGCATCGGTACTTCAGAAAACATCTCCATTCTGGTCTAGTTTTTTTGCTTTTATTTTAATTAAAGAAAAAGTTCTAAAAATACAGTGGCTTGGAATGATTATTGCTGCAATAGGTTCTATATTTATAATAAAACCTACTATGAACTCAAATGTATTTCCTGCCGTTATTGCTTTGTCTGCTGCTATGTTTGCGGGTATATCTTATGCTATAATAGGATCTTTAAAAGGAAAAGAGAGTAATTCTTTAATAATATTTTATTTTTCTTTGTTTTCTTGTATATTTTCTTTATTTTTTGTCAATAGTTTTGTAGTACCTAATTTATTTGAAATATTATTGCTTTTGCTTATAGGAATATTTGCAGGATTTGGACAATTCTTTTTAACTGCAGCATATAAAAAGGCACCTGTTTCTGCTGTAAGTATATATAATTATACAGGTGTAATATTTTCATATATTTTCAGTGTGTTTTTATTTAAAGAAAGAGTAGATTTTTATTCTATAATAGGAATGATTCTTACAATATTTGCTGCATTATTAGTATATTTTTATAAAAATAAAATTTATATTAAAAATTAA
- a CDS encoding signal transduction histidine kinase: MKQNFYINSKLKDLISNIIYDVQNYNNIISKYIDIERCANNYCSESRATIVRQSILINRTMEALNDFNDINSDSFKLNMNFENISVIINEALDDIFLLFKSKRTKITLNDKIFKECIVLMDRDKIKRSILNIFTFIYNIIKVNTSINITYNLMNYYDDKEFLLINGVDNISKKDEKTLDLNEECIDISITFESDDIPDDIKRMLFKTPLISYDNFSFNNLYLYTAYRIIKEHYGNIWFESVKNEQRINIIFPAKNKL; the protein is encoded by the coding sequence ATGAAGCAAAATTTTTATATTAACAGCAAATTAAAAGATCTAATCTCAAATATAATTTATGATGTTCAAAATTATAATAATATAATATCTAAATACATAGATATAGAAAGATGTGCCAATAATTACTGCAGTGAATCAAGAGCTACAATAGTAAGACAATCTATTTTAATAAATAGAACTATGGAAGCTTTGAATGATTTCAATGATATAAACTCTGATTCTTTTAAACTTAATATGAATTTTGAAAACATATCTGTTATTATAAATGAAGCTTTAGATGATATATTTTTATTATTTAAATCCAAAAGAACTAAAATAACATTAAATGATAAAATATTCAAAGAATGTATAGTTTTAATGGATAGGGACAAGATAAAAAGAAGTATTCTTAATATATTTACCTTTATTTACAATATAATAAAAGTAAATACATCAATAAATATAACCTATAATTTAATGAATTATTATGATGATAAAGAATTTTTATTAATAAACGGAGTTGATAACATAAGTAAAAAAGATGAGAAAACACTTGATTTAAATGAGGAATGTATAGATATATCTATAACTTTTGAAAGCGATGATATACCTGATGATATAAAAAGAATGCTTTTTAAAACTCCTTTAATATCTTATGATAATTTCAGTTTTAATAATCTATATTTGTATACTGCCTACAGGATAATAAAAGAACATTATGGTAATATATGGTTTGAATCTGTAAAAAATGAACAGAGAATTAATATAATATTTCCAGCTAAGAATAAATTATGA
- a CDS encoding class I SAM-dependent methyltransferase has protein sequence MQDICIITDIGTIYGFGHITRMKFISNKLKEYYNFTFSSINNNSGIFKDNTINTCKYNEIKNLNPYLIIVDSREVDSAYIRELKKISSVIIVDSVGNERVLADIVIEMLPNIDNSKEVNIKPFIATILNSNVKPKYDADAPVLLYLGFNNELKNKAIEIISKIENKNFVLIDTEKESEYSNIRYKNFGTDIFQNPYSAVITYFGLTAFECIESSIPVILLSPTKYHDDLAKSQEELFFNLGFFQNIDTNTAVNKLREFLFNDDIQNKFREKGKLINTEKSLDRIKTIIDNIKDFKDIECPFCKSRNIEMKNRNLESNLYKCKKCSTLFRKYFLPPFTDYSSKYFVEDYKNQYGKTYEEDSANLTSLAKRRLEKIRKIKPNGKILDIGSAMGFFLKEAREYGYETEGIEISEYASNYCINTLNLNVHNCSLLDFEYKEKEYDIITAWYVIEHIYNFESILERIIYSLKDDGILAFATPNGNGLSGIFNKNYFSIVPSDHAFEANPKSLDILMSKYSLKCINLENQSVYYNRFCDIFGFNLIRKNNFLSGIYNSLAKNNNLGDTFECIYQKS, from the coding sequence ATGCAGGATATATGTATAATAACTGATATAGGAACAATATACGGGTTCGGACATATTACTCGTATGAAATTTATATCAAATAAATTAAAAGAATATTATAATTTCACATTTTCTTCTATTAATAATAACAGCGGTATATTTAAAGATAATACTATAAATACATGCAAATATAATGAAATAAAAAATTTAAATCCTTATTTGATAATAGTAGACAGCAGAGAAGTAGATTCAGCATATATAAGAGAATTAAAAAAAATAAGCAGTGTTATAATAGTAGATAGTGTAGGAAATGAGAGAGTATTGGCTGATATAGTTATAGAGATGCTCCCTAATATAGATAATTCCAAAGAGGTAAATATAAAGCCTTTTATAGCCACTATATTAAACTCTAATGTAAAACCAAAATATGATGCCGATGCTCCTGTACTTCTATATTTAGGATTTAATAATGAATTAAAAAATAAAGCCATAGAAATAATAAGCAAAATAGAAAATAAAAACTTTGTATTGATAGATACAGAGAAAGAAAGCGAATACAGTAATATAAGATATAAAAATTTCGGAACAGATATATTTCAAAATCCATATAGTGCCGTTATAACATATTTCGGATTAACTGCTTTTGAATGTATAGAATCCTCAATCCCTGTTATTTTGCTCTCTCCTACAAAATATCATGATGATTTGGCAAAAAGTCAGGAGGAATTATTCTTTAATTTAGGATTCTTTCAAAATATAGATACAAATACAGCGGTAAATAAATTAAGAGAATTTTTATTTAATGATGATATACAAAATAAGTTTAGAGAAAAAGGCAAATTAATTAATACAGAAAAATCTTTAGATCGTATAAAAACTATAATAGATAATATAAAAGATTTTAAAGATATAGAATGCCCTTTTTGTAAAAGCAGAAATATAGAAATGAAAAATAGAAATTTGGAATCTAATCTATATAAATGTAAAAAATGCAGTACTCTATTTAGAAAATATTTTCTTCCTCCTTTTACAGACTATTCATCTAAATATTTTGTTGAGGATTATAAGAATCAATACGGTAAAACTTATGAGGAAGACAGTGCTAATTTAACTTCTTTGGCTAAAAGAAGATTAGAAAAAATAAGAAAAATAAAGCCTAATGGAAAAATACTTGATATAGGAAGTGCAATGGGTTTTTTTCTTAAAGAGGCAAGAGAATACGGATATGAAACAGAAGGTATAGAGATAAGCGAATATGCATCAAATTACTGTATAAATACTCTTAATCTCAATGTGCATAATTGCTCTTTGCTTGATTTTGAATATAAAGAAAAAGAATATGACATAATAACTGCTTGGTATGTTATAGAACATATATACAATTTTGAAAGTATCTTAGAGCGTATAATTTATTCTCTTAAAGATGATGGAATATTGGCCTTTGCTACTCCTAATGGCAATGGTTTAAGCGGCATATTTAATAAGAACTATTTTTCTATAGTACCTTCAGACCATGCATTTGAGGCTAATCCTAAGTCTCTTGATATACTTATGTCTAAATATTCATTGAAATGCATAAATTTAGAAAATCAAAGCGTTTATTATAATAGATTCTGCGATATATTCGGCTTTAATCTTATTAGAAAGAATAATTTTCTATCAGGAATATATAATTCTTTAGCAAAAAATAATAATTTAGGCGATACATTTGAATGCATATATCAAAAATCATAA
- a CDS encoding iron-containing alcohol dehydrogenase: MSRFTIPRDLYYGDNAMEELKNLQGHKKAIIVTGGSSMKRGGFLDKCEKILKEAGLEVKIFDGVEPDPSIETVYKGAEAMREFNPDLIVALGGGSALDAAKAMWVFYEYPEKKFDDIKTPFTMPKLRKKAIFAAIPSTSGTASEVTAFSVITDYSTNIKYPLADFEITPDIAILDYSIPMTMPETVSADTGMDALTHSIEAYVASLRTDITDALSMKAIYMIVHNIEKAVKGDKEGRAKLHVAQCLAGMAFSNALLGIVHSLAHKTGAEFHITHGRCNAILLPYVIEYNSKVCADRFADIARMLKLSGNTDAELTASLVKKVKELNAKLGIKQTYKENGVTEEHFKQKCDSIVKNAVTDPCTGSNPRETDEANMKKVLEAAYYGNDVNF, from the coding sequence ATGTCAAGATTTACAATTCCTAGAGATTTATACTACGGTGATAATGCTATGGAGGAATTAAAAAATTTACAAGGTCATAAAAAAGCAATAATTGTTACAGGAGGCTCTTCTATGAAAAGAGGAGGATTCCTTGACAAATGTGAAAAAATATTAAAAGAAGCTGGTTTAGAGGTTAAAATTTTTGATGGTGTTGAACCAGACCCTTCTATAGAAACAGTTTATAAAGGTGCTGAGGCTATGAGAGAGTTTAACCCTGATTTAATAGTAGCTTTAGGAGGCGGTTCAGCTCTTGATGCTGCCAAAGCTATGTGGGTTTTCTATGAATATCCTGAGAAAAAATTCGATGATATTAAAACTCCTTTCACTATGCCTAAACTTAGAAAAAAAGCTATATTTGCAGCTATACCTTCTACAAGCGGTACTGCTTCAGAAGTTACAGCTTTCTCAGTTATAACTGATTATTCTACAAATATTAAATACCCATTAGCCGATTTTGAAATCACTCCAGACATTGCTATACTTGATTACTCAATACCTATGACAATGCCTGAAACAGTTTCAGCTGATACAGGTATGGATGCTCTTACTCACTCTATAGAAGCTTATGTTGCATCACTTAGAACTGATATAACAGATGCTTTATCTATGAAAGCTATATATATGATAGTACATAACATAGAAAAAGCAGTTAAAGGTGATAAAGAAGGAAGAGCAAAACTTCATGTTGCACAATGTTTGGCTGGTATGGCTTTCTCAAATGCTTTGCTTGGTATAGTTCACAGTTTGGCTCATAAAACAGGTGCAGAGTTTCATATCACACATGGAAGATGCAATGCTATACTTCTTCCTTATGTTATAGAGTACAATTCAAAAGTTTGTGCTGACAGATTTGCTGATATAGCAAGAATGCTTAAACTTTCAGGAAACACTGATGCAGAACTTACAGCTTCATTAGTTAAAAAAGTAAAAGAATTAAATGCTAAGTTAGGCATTAAACAAACTTATAAAGAAAACGGAGTAACAGAAGAACATTTCAAACAAAAATGCGACAGTATAGTTAAAAATGCCGTTACTGATCCTTGTACAGGTTCTAACCCAAGAGAGACAGATGAAGCTAATATGAAAAAAGTATTAGAAGCAGCTTACTATGGAAATGATGTCAACTTTTAA
- a CDS encoding OmpA family protein, with amino-acid sequence MKKIFLLMSVVIIAAACKSAPVATGPEENSGFKTTEANNQNAKGLNLPDGATVRETPRGKILVLHDPKSKADVGKPGSTYEVKFGFDNTIEIGTYKEAYNLVYQIINNNPDIRIISEGHSSKEGPAPYNYALSQRRSDKSFNYIIKLGVENSRLLKNAFGEALPEYPTLKENRRSEFIIIMTEDDLKKYNDFAKTVDINKETN; translated from the coding sequence ATGAAAAAAATATTTTTACTTATGTCAGTAGTGATTATAGCGGCTGCATGTAAAAGTGCCCCTGTTGCTACTGGTCCAGAAGAAAATAGCGGATTCAAAACAACTGAGGCTAACAATCAAAATGCTAAAGGGCTTAACCTACCTGACGGAGCTACTGTTAGAGAAACTCCAAGAGGAAAAATATTGGTGCTTCATGACCCTAAATCTAAAGCAGATGTTGGTAAGCCGGGCTCAACTTATGAAGTAAAATTCGGATTTGATAATACTATAGAAATAGGAACTTATAAAGAGGCCTATAACTTAGTTTATCAAATAATAAATAATAATCCGGATATTAGAATAATTTCTGAAGGACATTCAAGTAAAGAAGGTCCTGCTCCTTATAACTATGCTCTATCTCAAAGAAGATCTGATAAGAGCTTTAATTATATAATAAAATTGGGGGTAGAAAACAGCAGATTATTGAAAAATGCATTCGGGGAGGCTTTGCCTGAATACCCTACTCTCAAAGAAAATAGAAGAAGTGAATTCATAATAATAATGACTGAAGATGATTTGAAAAAATATAACGATTTTGCTAAAACTGTCGACATTAATAAAGAAACAAATTAA
- a CDS encoding ankyrin repeat domain-containing protein translates to MKEFFDAAKNGDLKTLKECLNKNIDINKLDDEGFTALMLASIFNRVSIAEELIKNNADINLQTEENWTALIFASFYGHDKIAEILLNNNADLNIKNKQGFDALLISVFYKKIDTVKLLLKYNADVNTKNNEGFTPLIYACNHDNTEILKLLINYHANINDKTNDGVNGLMYACLMLREDIVKELLENNINIYETDNNKDNAYIYLKSNENNENDEELKTMNRINDMISNYIKNRENN, encoded by the coding sequence ATGAAAGAGTTTTTTGATGCTGCTAAAAATGGAGATTTAAAAACATTAAAAGAATGCTTAAATAAAAATATAGATATAAACAAATTAGATGATGAAGGATTTACTGCTTTGATGCTTGCCTCTATATTCAATAGAGTCAGTATTGCAGAAGAATTAATAAAAAATAATGCTGACATAAATTTGCAGACGGAAGAAAATTGGACTGCTTTGATATTTGCTTCATTTTACGGACATGACAAAATAGCTGAAATTTTACTTAATAACAATGCCGATTTAAATATCAAAAATAAACAGGGTTTTGATGCTTTGCTTATTTCTGTTTTTTATAAAAAAATTGATACTGTTAAGCTATTATTAAAATATAATGCTGATGTTAATACAAAAAATAATGAAGGATTTACTCCGCTTATTTATGCCTGTAATCATGATAATACTGAAATATTAAAACTTCTTATAAATTATCATGCAAATATAAATGATAAAACTAATGATGGGGTTAATGGACTTATGTATGCATGCTTAATGCTTAGAGAAGATATAGTAAAAGAGCTTCTTGAAAACAATATCAATATTTATGAAACTGATAATAATAAAGATAATGCATATATTTATTTAAAAAGTAATGAAAATAATGAAAACGATGAAGAATTAAAAACTATGAATAGAATAAATGATATGATAAGTAATTATATAAAAAATAGAGAAAATAATTAA
- a CDS encoding PTS sugar transporter subunit IIA, producing MSFIEKYNIFLENDFSSKDELFDFISNKSKELNISSSVSEVKDGLYDREKDGNTVIADMIAMPHARIESINDLKVILISLKKPILYNEEESIDLAYSILAPIDANDEFIDILMLVAIIVQDGELQNVIRNSKAGEEEKISNMIDEALKIYNQI from the coding sequence ATGAGTTTTATTGAAAAATATAATATTTTTTTGGAAAATGATTTTTCGTCTAAGGATGAACTTTTTGATTTTATATCTAATAAATCAAAAGAATTAAACATATCATCTAGTGTAAGCGAAGTAAAAGATGGACTATATGATAGAGAAAAAGATGGTAATACTGTAATAGCTGATATGATAGCTATGCCTCATGCAAGAATAGAATCTATTAATGATTTAAAAGTTATTCTTATATCATTAAAAAAACCAATACTCTATAATGAAGAAGAAAGTATTGACTTGGCATATTCTATATTGGCACCGATTGATGCTAATGACGAGTTTATTGATATACTAATGTTAGTTGCCATTATTGTTCAGGACGGAGAATTACAAAATGTTATAAGAAATTCTAAAGCTGGCGAAGAAGAGAAAATATCAAATATGATAGACGAAGCATTAAAAATATATAATCAAATATAA
- a CDS encoding OmpA family protein, with translation MKKLLFIFSLLIFVIACKSTPTSTTPEDVVIADNPPAVEEEKPKPEEVVADTNMESDTQTLTSSSEELYLPVDTSIRDTERGRILETTPKVIFKFVETNMPASAEMSFNQVIEFLEKNPNVNIVLEAHTSNRGKAYPYNYNLSVVRAKNGKAYLLAKGIPSERVIESPLGEALPEYPTQNELRRYEFVIIANDEDLVKYNTYISNLDVRKESTYQGN, from the coding sequence ATGAAAAAACTTTTATTTATTTTTAGTTTATTGATCTTTGTCATAGCATGTAAAAGTACGCCTACAAGCACAACACCGGAAGATGTAGTTATAGCAGACAATCCTCCTGCAGTAGAAGAAGAAAAACCAAAACCTGAAGAAGTGGTAGCTGATACAAATATGGAATCAGATACTCAAACATTGACATCTAGTTCTGAAGAGCTTTATCTTCCTGTAGATACTTCAATAAGAGATACTGAAAGAGGAAGAATTTTAGAAACTACTCCAAAAGTAATATTCAAATTTGTAGAAACTAATATGCCTGCATCAGCAGAAATGTCATTCAATCAGGTAATAGAGTTTTTAGAGAAGAATCCTAATGTGAATATAGTTTTGGAAGCACATACAAGCAATAGAGGAAAAGCATATCCTTATAATTACAATCTTTCTGTTGTAAGAGCTAAAAATGGTAAGGCATACTTATTGGCTAAAGGTATTCCTTCAGAAAGAGTTATAGAAAGTCCTCTTGGTGAGGCTCTGCCTGAATATCCTACTCAAAATGAGCTTAGAAGATATGAGTTTGTTATAATAGCCAATGATGAAGATTTAGTAAAATATAATACTTATATTTCTAATTTGGATGTTAGAAAAGAAAGTACATATCAGGGAAACTGA
- a CDS encoding flagellar biosynthesis anti-sigma factor FlgM: protein MTIDKIGGTSNIQQKSNIKYNEKVSKMGSDRIEISNESRLALQNEKLMNIIKEAPDVREEKIAEAKKRLELYMQDGALREEVLNSLANSIIDSMPIE, encoded by the coding sequence ATGACAATTGATAAAATAGGCGGCACATCAAATATACAACAAAAATCTAATATTAAGTATAATGAAAAAGTTTCTAAAATGGGTTCAGATAGAATAGAAATTTCTAATGAATCAAGATTAGCTTTGCAAAATGAAAAACTAATGAACATCATCAAAGAAGCTCCAGATGTAAGAGAAGAAAAAATTGCAGAAGCTAAAAAAAGATTAGAATTATACATGCAAGATGGTGCATTAAGAGAAGAAGTATTAAACTCTTTGGCTAATTCTATAATAGATTCTATGCCTATAGAATAA